Sequence from the Pseudomonas sp. 7SR1 genome:
GTCGGCCACGAATGGGCGCTTGTCCACACTGTGGCTGGAGCGAAAGGTGTTGCCGTCGAGCGTGATGTCGCGCAGGACCCAGCGCGCATCGGCAGCGACAAACAGGTGGCCGCGCCAACCCTGTGTCGCGCTCGTCCGGATCGGGGACGTGTTTTCACCGGCAGGCCGCAGCGGGGCGGTACCGAAGTCATCCGGCAACAGGTAGCCGAAACGCAATTCCATCCCGGTATTAGCGTAAGTAGCGAAGTTGCCCAGGCTGCCGCCCCAGTGTGAGATCGCGTCCCAGCGCCACGACCCGGTGGACTGCATCGGCGCAAAACGAGTGCGACGCTCGTGAATGAACTGCACCACTGGTTCGTTGTGCAATTGGTTGTCCCAGCCGTTGAAGCGGTCCACGCCAATGACACCGTGCCACCAATCTTGAACCTCACCTGCCTTGGCGGCCGGGCCAACGATGCCCAGCCGCAACTGCGAAGTACGGAGATGGTCACCTTTGCGAGCGTTGTAGCCCAGGCTGAACATTAGCGCGCCAGCATAAGGACGATCGTCGGCAATGAGTTCGCGTGGCACGCGGTCCGTGGGCGTATACATCGTCTGCCCTACCCCCATCGTCATGTTCAGCTCATCGATGCCGCCAGGCTGCAAACCGGAGAACGCTTGATTCAGGCGTCTAGCGATATCGGGCAGGCACGGGTCGTCAGCACGATGGATCAGATTGGGCGAGACCACGGTCAGCAGGAACCCATTGGAATAGCCCTGGTCCTGACCGAGGCCGCCAAACATGTCGTTGTCGACACGCAGATTGACGGTGGATTCAGCCGCAACCCCTTTGCGGTCACAGCCCTCGTCTGCCAGCGCTGGATCTCCGCAGAGCATTGCTCCCAAGGCCATCCAGCGTTTCCACGCAGGACTGGCGACCACGGTTTGCGCAAGACGGCCAATGTGTCCTGGCGCCGGATCAGTGTGTGCCAGCGCGCGATGCCTCGGTGTCGCTCGCCTTCCCAGGGTGACGATGGACTTAGTCATTCGGGAACCGCCACACGTTCGCGGTTTCGCCAACGGCGAGAACACGCTTTTCCGCTGTAGGAAGCCCTAGGCGCTTCCACTCTGTAGCCAGGCGAACCGGTGGTTCATCGAGCGGTTCGTACGTCAGCTTGAAGGTGCCCCAATGCATGGCGAAGAAGTGGCCGGCACCGAGATCCATGTACGCCTGGACAGCCTCCTCGGGGTTCATGTGCTGGCGGCGCATGAACCAAGACGGGTCGTAGGCGCCAATGGGCAATAGCGCGGCGTCGATCATCGGAAACCGTTGTCCAATCTCTCGGAAGCCGTCGAAATATCCCGTATCGCCGGAGTGATAGATGCATACGGAATCTCCCTCGACAATGAATCCACCCCACAGCGTCTCGTTGGCATCGGTCAGCCCGCGGCGGCTGTAGTGCTGGGCCGGTACAAAAGTCACCCTCACGGGGCCCAAGTCAACGGACTGCCACCAAGCCAGCTCGCTTGCCGAAATACCTTTCTTTGCAAAGAACGAGGTCATGCCCAGGCCGGCGATCACCGGCGCACCGACGCTCCTCACGGACGGGAGATCCAGATGGTCGTAGTGGTTGTGACTGATCAGCACTGCGTCGATGGGAGGCAGGTTCTCGGGCTGAAGGCCAGCCGGAACATTCCGTCCCCCTGGTCCCAGGGCAAGCTCACCGAAGACTGGATCGATGAGTAACGACTTTCCTTCGAGCTGCACCAGCCAGCTTGCATGCCCGATCCACGTCAGGCGCGCGCCTTCACCCACTCCCGGTGGAGCGGCAATCGCCGCAAGATCGGGCGCCACACATGGCACCGCTGCCTTTCTAGGCACGCCACGGCCTCGGCCTGCGAGACTATCCACCACCAGCATCCGAAATGCCGGCACCACGGTGCCGGGCGCTGCGCTGCCGTCGGGATTTCTGAAACGTCTAGATTTGCCGAAAACTGCCATAGCTGCCCCTTCCACATTGACAATGAGAATGAACGCCGGTGCTATGGGTCGGTCGATGAACACACTGTTCGGCGTTCAACCGGACCGTCCCTATGCGCTGCGTCAGCCCATTCGAGTCGAAGGCGATACCCAGCAAACGCCCATCAACGGGCGATGCCACGAATCGCTTTCTCAGAACCGATAGAGGTAGCCGAGACCCACGCCGTACTGCGTGCTCTTTTCCACCAGCGGACTGTCGCGGATCGAGCTGCCCATGCGCTTGGCGCCCATGTCGAGGAACACGGTGTGCTTGGGCACGGGCTGCCAGTCCACGCGAAGACCGATCTCGGTATTGACCGAGGAACTGCCGCCGTAGGCCGGGCGCCAGCTCTGCGCCTCGTCCGACCTGACGCCGTAGTAGTAGTCCACGTACTTGCTATCCACCCATTCGGCTGCCAGCCGTGGGGTCAGCCCGATGGAGCCTGCGGTAAAGCGCCTGTCGATTTGCAACGTCGCCCTAGTCCCCTTGCTGTTGCTCATGGCGTCCGTGAGCAATTCGGCAGAGAGGTTGGCAAAGCCGGCGCGCCAGATGGCGGCGCCGCCGATCCAGAAGCTGGCTTCCCGATCGCGCATACCCGCAAAGTACGGCGAATCGCCCGAATCAAATTCCTCCATCGCGGCATAGCGACCACGCAGCCTGAACGAGACCGGCCCGACCGACGGCAGCTTGACGTCCAGCCCCGGCCCTGCCACCTGAATCCACCTGTTCTCATAGGTGATCATCGGCAAGCCGCGCACGCGATCGTCGAAGTCCCGGTACACCCGGTACTGCATGCCACCTGCCACGCCGATCCCCCACCTCGATTCGCTGCGTTCGGCGTCTTCGATGGCCTGCCCCATGGAAGACTTCTTCGTATCGGTCGTCTGCGCCGAAACGATGGGT
This genomic interval carries:
- a CDS encoding lipid A deacylase LpxR family protein, coding for MTKSIVTLGRRATPRHRALAHTDPAPGHIGRLAQTVVASPAWKRWMALGAMLCGDPALADEGCDRKGVAAESTVNLRVDNDMFGGLGQDQGYSNGFLLTVVSPNLIHRADDPCLPDIARRLNQAFSGLQPGGIDELNMTMGVGQTMYTPTDRVPRELIADDRPYAGALMFSLGYNARKGDHLRTSQLRLGIVGPAAKAGEVQDWWHGVIGVDRFNGWDNQLHNEPVVQFIHERRTRFAPMQSTGSWRWDAISHWGGSLGNFATYANTGMELRFGYLLPDDFGTAPLRPAGENTSPIRTSATQGWRGHLFVAADARWVLRDITLDGNTFRSSHSVDKRPFVADIGYGIAFTHGHWRVAFARYHRTREFEGQHERPTFGSFTIGRRF
- a CDS encoding MBL fold metallo-hydrolase; protein product: MAVFGKSRRFRNPDGSAAPGTVVPAFRMLVVDSLAGRGRGVPRKAAVPCVAPDLAAIAAPPGVGEGARLTWIGHASWLVQLEGKSLLIDPVFGELALGPGGRNVPAGLQPENLPPIDAVLISHNHYDHLDLPSVRSVGAPVIAGLGMTSFFAKKGISASELAWWQSVDLGPVRVTFVPAQHYSRRGLTDANETLWGGFIVEGDSVCIYHSGDTGYFDGFREIGQRFPMIDAALLPIGAYDPSWFMRRQHMNPEEAVQAYMDLGAGHFFAMHWGTFKLTYEPLDEPPVRLATEWKRLGLPTAEKRVLAVGETANVWRFPND
- a CDS encoding MipA/OmpV family protein encodes the protein MSSHLQWATRLRRQPSYAALPILVAGIFSTPIVSAQTTDTKKSSMGQAIEDAERSESRWGIGVAGGMQYRVYRDFDDRVRGLPMITYENRWIQVAGPGLDVKLPSVGPVSFRLRGRYAAMEEFDSGDSPYFAGMRDREASFWIGGAAIWRAGFANLSAELLTDAMSNSKGTRATLQIDRRFTAGSIGLTPRLAAEWVDSKYVDYYYGVRSDEAQSWRPAYGGSSSVNTEIGLRVDWQPVPKHTVFLDMGAKRMGSSIRDSPLVEKSTQYGVGLGYLYRF